In the genome of Cydia pomonella isolate Wapato2018A unplaced genomic scaffold, ilCydPomo1 PGA_scaffold_101, whole genome shotgun sequence, the window TCATAATGAACTCTTCCTTGTGGTGGTCTGGACCATCCTTCTTGAAGCAGGACATGGCCTACTGGCCGACCGCCCCAGGAAGGTCTGGTAATGAGTCTTCATTGCCAGAGATGTTACCGGCAAAATCATTAGTCACATGTCCCGCTTTTGATAACTCTTGTAAGCCAATagaacatttaattaaaaacaaatcatcTTATTCAAAATTGCAACGGATAATAGCGTATATACTTAGATTCATCCACAATTGTAAAAAGGAAAATACTAAGAAAACCGGTGGTCTTACATTAGCTGAGCTAGAATCGGCTTCAGTTCTACTTCTTCGTAGGTCCCAACAAGACTCTTTTCCTAACGAGTACGAACTTCTTAAAACAGGGAAACCATTGCCAAAGAAAAGCCGGCTTAGTTCGCTGTCACCATTTCTTGATTCAGGGCTTATTAGAGTCGGGGGTCGACTCGTCAACTCATTCTATGACTATGGCACAAAGCATCCTATAGTCCTCTGTAGTAAGCATCATCTCGCAAGgctgttttttaaaatgttccACTTACGTCTACTTCACGCGCCTCCTCAATTACTTCTAGCGACTATAAAACTTAACTACTGGCCGCTCGGAGGAAGAAACTTGGCAAAACAGGTTGTCCATACTTGTCTCAAATGTGTTCGGTTGAAAGGTGAAACAGTGCAACCAGTAATGGGTAACTTGCCGAAAGAAAGGTTGCACCTTGAATATCCGTTCCTCGAAACAGGCACCGATTACGCCGGTCCAATTCTTATAGCTGACCGCAAAGGTAGGGGGTGTAGGCTCATCAAGGCCTACATTTGCATATTTGTGTGTTTAGCATCCAAGGCACTTCATTTGGAGCTTGTTTCGGATTTAACCAAGGAGGCTTTTATGGCAGCTCTTAACCGATTTATCGGTCGTCGTGGCAAACCAAAGGTAATATTCTCAGATAATGGCACGACCTTTGTTGGTAGCTTCAATGAGCTCTCAAATCTCTTAAAACAAGACTTTGCGGCAGACATGGCCGACGCGCAAATCAATTTCTCTTTCATCCCAGCATACACACCTCACTTCGGAGGAATCTGGGAGTCTGCGGTGAAGTCGGTAAAGTACCACCTGCGACGAACCCTAGGTCTTACACACCTCACCTATGAGTTATTGGCTACGTGTTTAGTAAAGATGGAAGCGATTTTAAACTCACGTCCTCTTACGCCACTTTCTAATGATCCATCTGATCTAACTTTTTTGAGTCCAGCTCATTTCTTGATTGGAAGGCCTCTCACGTCTTTGCCTTACCCTCAGCTCACTGATCAAAAGATTACCTCACTCCAAAGGTACCAGCGCATCGAGTTTCTGAAACAGCACTTCTGGAACAGGTTCTCCAACGAGTACGTTACTGGCTTGCAACAGAGAACGAAATGGCAGAGCTCAAGGGGCAACCTCGACGTCGGAACCATGGTGGTAATCAAGGACAAGAACTTACCGCCGCTTATGTGGCTCCTTGGCCGCATCGTTCAAGTGCTGCCTGGCAGAGATGGCGTCGCAAGAGTAGCCGACATAAGGACGAAAAAAGGAGTAATTCGTCGGGCCTTCAATACAATTTGTCCTCTACCCATACAAGATCTTGAAGACCCAAGCTCTTCAACGCCGGGAGTATATGTTGGCGACAAGCCCGCCGCCGCATCGAGTTAACTCCACAGCAACAGCGATGACGTCCACCGTCACGTCACCGGACCGGTTAGCCAGCGACGGGGACCGGGGCCGGTCCGCGGGGGGACGGTCAGAATCGAACTTACGGCTCGCGGAACGCACACATATCGCGTCGCgccaaaaataattataactaccTCTGTAATTACCAGTAATTAAATTAGTGTTTacagtccgctatagttttattcAGCAGTCTAGATATCCTGGATTCGACATACTACACGAATTAGGCACTAGACGCAACAGTATGATGTCGTCCCTATGAATAAAGCGGTTTATTTGAATCTCCTATTTAGTATACTCGTAGAGAGACAGCATAGGCTTGAAATTATAGTTCGCCTAGCAATTATACAATTACCAGGCATTATTTTATACTGTATATCTAGTAAGATATACGTGCcactaaattcaaaaacaaaattacaaatcTTTAATAATAAACCAGTCAAGAGGTTCTTTAGTCGCAATTAGAGATAAATTAAACTATTCAAACTAAACTCCTATTATAAGTAATTGACCGCCGTAAACACGACCTCCCGCCCCAACTCAGTGTTTCTGAATTAATCCACGAACTGACGGACAAGACTAATAGTAGGGTTCCATTCGGACTACAATATcctttcttatttaaaaaaaaaccatgaaTATCCCAGCATAAGTAATTTCTTTTATAGACTGGGGAACTTATGCAAAATTTTGAGTACACCACGGGTAAACAAACCTTTAATGGCATTAAGTTTGCGTTTTACACAAAAAGATTTTCTTTAGTGCAAATTACCTGGTTTTGCTTCAATCGACCAAGGCTCCAAATGCGGTGGGGGCTCGTCCAATTCCACAGTTATGGTGTCAGTACAGGGTTCCTCAGTCGTTTTCTCTAGGTACTTCGTTGTGGTCTCCATAAGTATGCTTCCCCTGGTCCGCGGGAGTCTCTGATATTTCAACTCCACCTCTTTGCGATATAATGGCGCCAATGTTGCCTCACACTGTTATACATTTAAGTACATAGAATACAATTGCGTAGTAAGTATAGCTCTCAAGACGTAAACAATACGGAATACCTGATAGCTAAGAATTTGAGAAGATGTAGACGTCCTTATAGCTATAAAACGATTTCGTTGCCATAAGCGTCAAGTTCTAGgttctatacaccgtgtttttttttattccagttaattttaagggtgcctccctgagcttaaattaagtaactttctcaaagacaccggtattctgaTTAATTCCATTTCGaagataatcaataatcattttttatcttataaggcccttacgagcgtgtacacttgcctaaGGGCCTGTTGTTGTGTGTGTTGtgtagtacgagttcatacatttgctactaaacgtaagtactatctcgggcgatcggtgttcgaaatgacattgatatatcacggTTTTCagttgtttggttgagttaaatgtaatgtccgtgATATGACACATTACATATACTATAAACAACATACatacgctatatgcaacattacattactttttataaaaataaaaattatttacttatatataattatataaatataattgactatgccatttagtttccttaaacgtacttaccgataccccgaagttaacggaattcaataaaaacacggtgtataggtaggtataggaCAAGGGAGATGAAGGAGCCACTTATATTATTTCGGTAGTTTCAGGGCGAATTTTGTAccagtaaaatgttaataggtGTCAAAAaatcagcagtgggcgataaagggctgatatgatgatgatgagcctTTTTCATTGCTTTGCATTTTTagagataatggtacggaacccttcatgcgctagtccgacttgcacttggccgtttttttatactataccCGTATGAAATCTGTCACATATTGCTTTTatgacatttcttttttttttaatggcgccatctagtttgaagattgtttaacattttttaaggGCTCAAACTGCTTCAGAGTCAAATCAAGATCAGTTGGCAgagattttaatagcccagacgTGCACAGATTATTTTGACTTCTAGGAAATCACAACGTCTGggcctgggctatcaaaatcgcttcgaacttatcttggtctgactctatttacCTATGCTTAAAATATACTGTTGTGACTATAACTTATGGTCGGTCAAGTCCAATTTTAcgttttgaaatttaaaatagtatAACGGTGTTCATACGCAAAtatctaaaattttaaaaataatatgtaatgcCATTGGCATTAACGATTCTCGCGGCGTTGTACGTTATGTCAGTCTTCTTTATTTAcattggaggatttaacaactggagacgcctttaagagctaacccctctgtcgaaaagctcggccaatggtcatatgtattgtatggactgacgtttatctgacatggctatttgtacgttacgtagaaatagccatacatttgacgtgcccctcccccgcaaaaatcggcagactgttttgtacagaaaattacagtcaaggcgtctccagtttttAAATCCTTCAAGGTATTTACTGGACTCTGCCAAAACATAAAAGCCAAGCATctttttaagagaggtatggacattgtgaatgtcatctcgctttgtgtggtagagcacagccagtggatgtcattccagatctagagcataTAGTAGCGCTCCGTACGCAGGGCTACCGTTCCGAGAAAATACTAGCATTCCTATTCCAACTCGAAATGCGAACTATAAAAACGCAATAAATCAAAATGGAAACCGGCGTTCTAATAATGAGACATTGGAATTTCTCTTCTAATGAGGTCTGTCACCCATTTCGTACCACTATATTTCTTAACTTTTctgttgtaaaaatatatttttcatatttgggACTCCTCTAAATGTACTCAAAAACTATAGTAAGCAACGTACAGAAATATGTTTTGGTGCACGTAGTACAGGAGTACTTAATCTTCATAATGTTACTGATATTAATGATATAACATagagacatgatttactttttttaaacgacGGGCATGCCCTTCCTTAAAACTTCAACATGCAAGTACTTTATGTACCGaaaattttagttttctttttatatttgactAGTAAATAACACGATGGCTCATGTTATGACCTAATATTTCGTGTAGACTCCATGTGGTAACCCTGCTGCATATAGGTATTCGTAGTTATTGGTCCCAGTTCACGTGAGCCCATTGCGCTTGCGTCGAAGAGATATCACTTCCTATCTAGTGATTTATTCGCCAAATCGCTGTTATTGCCTACACGCAGCTACGGTTATTAATCGCGCCGTGTCGTCCCATATAACGGCTTCTGGgactattaaatatattattatattgcgtAACTACCTAGTCTTGTCTGTTTTGTCTAAGTGATTTTCTCTCGCCTCCTGCTTCAACGAGCAGTACTGAAAAGAACCAGAAATGTAAAAACATGTAACATTTCCTTTCTTACAACTGGGGATGTGAGTAGCaacacaaatataataatacaccTCTGTTATTAGTAGGATCCATTTGAGTGAAATACTTTAAAGAATACATATAGTAACCCTGGATTTATAGAATGCAGGTAATTATTGTAAAGTAAATTACACCACTATCGTTGAATTGACACTTACCAAACAGACTAGATCCTTATTGATTATCTGCGACAACTTGTGCAATTTCCCCTTTTAGCTGTAAGTGGTTCAGATATTGGACAGCACTCTGATATCTTAGAAGCTTTATTAGTGTTATCGGCCTTCCTTATATGCTTTGGACcggtaataaaattattgtacgCACAGCGCTAATTCGATTTATTAGGCGGAATCTGGATCAATTTATGTACGTTTAATTTATAGCGGTGAATGAAAGTGTTTGACATTTTGTTTAGTCTATTTACCTAGTAGTTGTTATCATTTACGACTTCGGAGTCGTTATTCggataacatatttatattaacttaCTAGTATGACCAAGTTTCAAAATAAGACTAACCGAATAATACCTGTACTAAAGAGAGCCTTGCTTTAAGAATATAACAAAGCAAAAGCCTGCATATAGTGagactagctgttgcccgcgacttcgtccgcGTAGAATCTTATCTTGGACATTTTACATCTATAGTAGGtgcaaaatatgtattatgcAACTTATGAACCGTTATAGAGACTAGAATTTAAAAGAACGCTGAAATCAGTTTATTTCCCTTTTATTGTAAtacctttttacgaagtttaGAGTTCTTAACTTACTATAAAATATGAACCCCaagacaaactttcatcccctttttcaCCCTGTTAGGggtttaatttccaaaaacgtcgaaataacatttatttgtaatcggctattatacctttataagaagtttcaaaGAATTAGTAATGTATTCCAACACTCCAAAGCCTTCAGGAATTTCCATATAAACCTCTTCTTTCAAGTCACCGTTTAGAAAAGCTGTCTTGACGTCCATATGATCAACTTCCATATCATATTCCGCCGCCAGTGCCAAGAGTAGTCTTATTGTGGAGTATCTCACGACGGGTGAGAAAGTTTCGAAGTAATCTACTCCATACTTTTGTGTGAATCCATTCGCAACCAACCGAGCCTTGTATTGCAGGAGCTCTCCATTCATGCCtctctttttcttaaatatccaCTTGAACTTGACAGGTTTCTTCCCCTTCGGCAAGTCCACAAGTTCCAGACATTTGTTATCTAAGAAAGACTGATACTCATCTTGCATCGCTCCCTTCCACTGCACAGACTCAGGACCGTCGAGTGCCTCGCGCACGGTAGTGGgggatcgattttttttttaatttcacacGAAATACAGTAAGTTCCTATAGAAATTGAAAATTACGTTCCACGAAAATGTGAGAAGTATCCGAAGTGTTTTTATGGGTATCCTGCCTTTTCACCGAAATAtatattgccgaatttcacttgccaaccaaattGTTCGCAGACGTTTTAGTTGGCATAATAtcttttaccaaataattattttgcaaccatttcatttcccacaaccccatagttgggaaatgaaaattgcgtaCTACGTTGGGTTAAGCTAGGTTGGATTATGTAGAattgggaaatgaaattcgcCTAAATGAAATTTCGGCGAAAAggtggttggcaagtgaaattcggcaatataATTTTCGGTGAAAAGGCAGAGAACCGTTTTTATGTGTTAATAATAGTTCgca includes:
- the LOC133533163 gene encoding uncharacterized protein LOC133533163 isoform X2, which translates into the protein MAALNRFIGRRGKPKVIFSDNGTTFVGSFNELSNLLKQDFAADMADAQINFSFIPAYTPHFGGIWESAVKSVKYHLRRTLGLTHLTYELLATCLVKMEAILNSRPLTPLSNDPSDLTFLSPAHFLIGRPLTSLPYPQLTDQKITSLQRYQRIEFLKQHFWNRFSNEYVTGLQQRTKWQSSRGNLDVGTMVVIKDKNLPPLMWLLGRIVQVLPGRDGVARVADIRTKKGVIRRAFNTICPLPIQDLEDPSSSTPGVYVGDKPAAASS